One part of the Rutidosis leptorrhynchoides isolate AG116_Rl617_1_P2 chromosome 1, CSIRO_AGI_Rlap_v1, whole genome shotgun sequence genome encodes these proteins:
- the LOC139901307 gene encoding secreted RxLR effector protein 161-like has translation MEDERIAKNPLSVNHGITPENTGPKVNPTLYMAIIGSLMYLTASPPDIMFATCLCTHYQAQPNVNHMLAAKKIMRYLKGTPSLGLWYPRKDGFDLTAFCDSDYRGCKRDFKSTSGDCQFLGSRLVSWQCKKQTAVAQSTCEAEYIAAASCTSQVIWIQQQLRDYGTTTQRADLFTKAFDRPHFLFLLNVLGVKDMAEVVSDRELLK, from the exons ATGGAAGATGAACGAATTGCCAAGAATCCTCTttcggtgaatcacgggattacaccagAAAATACAGGACCAAAAGTCAATCCAACTCTATATATGGCTAttattggttctttaatgtatcttacAGCATCTCCTCCAGATATCATGTTCGCTACTTGTCTGTGCACTCATTATCAAGCACAACCGAACGTGAATCATATGTTGGCAGCAAAGAAGATCATGCGTTATCTAAAGGGAACTCCAAGTTTGGGCTTATGGTATCCGCGTAAGGATGGGTTTGACCTAACGGCATTCTGTGATTCCGATTATAGGGGTTGTAAAAGAGATTTCAAATCGACCTCTGGTGATTGTCAGTTTCTCGGTAGCAGGTTGGTAAGTTGGCAGTGTAAGAAACAAACGGCAGTTGCACAATCGACATGTGAggctgaatatattgctgctgcGAGTTGTACGTCTCAAGTTATCTGGATTCAACAACAGCTTCGGGattacg GTACAACAACCCAAAGGGCTGATTTGTTTACGAAAGCGTTTGACAGGCCTCATTTCCTATTTCTGTTGAATGTGTTAGGTGTGAAAGATATGGCGGAGGTTGTGTCCGATAGGGAGTTATTGAAGTAA